A stretch of Desulfitobacterium dichloroeliminans LMG P-21439 DNA encodes these proteins:
- a CDS encoding FAD-dependent oxidoreductase — translation MSENTNVSRRNFVKGGLATAVAAAAVGIGLVGCSSETKAPAPQDSTGSWDAEADVVVVGFGCAGGGAAVSAAEAGASVLVLESMAIPGGTTRVSGGALWVPANPMMKKEGIADSIEEGRQYILKGNDGQVDEELIDAYLENGPSVVEFLINKLGVEFKFGYPDYHPEWAGGKRLGRSISPAYDGKGSGEALMAALYDYSLAKGVKFALNTHAKKLIKDESGKVIGVFAHQEGKEIRVKANKGVILATGGFEWDKSLLKTFQRGPVEASVAFNPGSGGGVYGCGDGLRMAMDAGADLRNMNESWGLMVYLLPGWEEEVANYRQNAKDYKKSTWKTIIGDWFLWRGKPGTIVVNKEGKRFLNEACDYDTSAYPFYERDTFGETRWRNLPAFVIADSVQWSKYGIAGAKGDNVPAHITQADTLAELAQKLGIDAKGLEATVTEFNKHASQTPPTDPHFHRGESYFDRFASGDYAMAQADPENPACTLAPLTKGPYYGIQIHSANCGTCGGARINSKAQVIDVYGNVIPGLYAAGNAAGLGGPGITYHGPGNPIAGGVIFGYLAGLDAAQKA, via the coding sequence GTGAGCGAGAATACAAATGTAAGTCGACGAAATTTCGTAAAGGGAGGTCTCGCTACGGCAGTTGCTGCAGCAGCAGTGGGAATAGGTCTCGTAGGTTGTAGTAGCGAGACGAAAGCACCTGCTCCCCAAGATTCTACCGGATCTTGGGATGCTGAAGCCGATGTTGTGGTTGTTGGATTTGGTTGTGCTGGTGGTGGGGCTGCGGTGTCTGCAGCTGAAGCTGGAGCATCTGTATTGGTCCTAGAATCGATGGCCATTCCCGGTGGAACGACGCGGGTTTCTGGTGGAGCCTTATGGGTGCCAGCTAATCCTATGATGAAAAAGGAAGGCATCGCGGATTCCATCGAAGAAGGTCGTCAATATATCCTGAAGGGAAACGATGGTCAAGTTGATGAAGAGCTGATCGACGCTTACTTGGAAAATGGACCGAGCGTTGTTGAGTTTCTAATCAATAAACTGGGTGTTGAATTTAAGTTCGGCTATCCAGATTATCACCCTGAATGGGCAGGAGGTAAAAGACTGGGGCGCAGTATCAGCCCTGCCTACGACGGCAAAGGCTCCGGTGAAGCTTTGATGGCTGCTCTTTATGACTATTCCTTAGCAAAAGGGGTTAAATTTGCCCTCAATACTCATGCCAAGAAACTGATTAAAGATGAATCCGGTAAGGTGATTGGGGTCTTCGCTCATCAAGAGGGCAAAGAAATCCGTGTCAAAGCCAACAAAGGTGTTATCCTAGCAACAGGCGGCTTTGAGTGGGACAAATCCTTATTGAAGACCTTCCAAAGAGGTCCAGTGGAAGCTTCCGTAGCCTTTAACCCTGGCAGTGGCGGCGGAGTTTATGGCTGCGGCGACGGCTTGAGAATGGCCATGGATGCAGGGGCAGATCTCCGCAACATGAACGAGTCTTGGGGTTTGATGGTCTACCTACTCCCAGGTTGGGAAGAGGAAGTTGCTAATTACCGCCAAAATGCCAAAGATTATAAAAAGAGCACCTGGAAAACCATTATTGGGGACTGGTTCCTTTGGAGAGGAAAACCTGGTACCATCGTCGTCAATAAAGAAGGCAAGCGCTTCCTCAACGAAGCTTGCGACTATGACACCTCGGCTTATCCCTTCTATGAGCGGGATACCTTTGGTGAAACCCGTTGGCGCAACCTGCCAGCGTTTGTCATCGCTGACTCCGTTCAATGGAGCAAATATGGCATTGCTGGTGCTAAAGGGGATAATGTCCCTGCACATATCACCCAAGCCGATACTTTGGCCGAATTAGCCCAGAAGCTTGGCATTGATGCCAAAGGCTTGGAAGCTACAGTTACCGAATTCAATAAACATGCTTCCCAAACTCCCCCCACAGATCCTCACTTCCATCGTGGGGAAAGCTATTTCGATCGCTTTGCCTCCGGAGATTATGCTATGGCCCAGGCTGACCCTGAAAATCCTGCCTGCACTTTGGCTCCTCTGACCAAAGGCCCATACTACGGTATTCAGATTCACTCGGCTAACTGCGGAACTTGCGGTGGAGCACGCATCAATAGTAAAGCCCAAGTCATCGACGTCTATGGTAATGTCATCCCTGGCCTCTATGCCGCTGGTAACGCAGCTGGCCTAGGTGGACCTGGAATTACCTATCATGGTCCTGGAAATCCCATCGCTGGTGGAGTGATTTTCGGCTACCTCGCCGGACTGGACGCAGCCCAAAAAGCGTAA
- a CDS encoding DsrE family protein: MSEYKVVFHIDEIGKWKLLLANVSNLLNAIEDKKFRIEVLANAEAVKYYDTTQDLDTDISTMEVLKDKGIEFVACNNALTANHIEKHNMLHFINIVPAGVLELVEKQSEGYAYIKP; encoded by the coding sequence GTGTCAGAATATAAGGTTGTATTTCATATTGATGAGATTGGTAAGTGGAAGCTTCTATTAGCAAATGTTAGCAATTTATTAAATGCTATAGAAGACAAGAAGTTCCGGATTGAGGTTTTGGCGAATGCGGAAGCGGTTAAGTATTATGACACTACTCAAGATTTAGATACTGACATTAGTACTATGGAAGTTTTAAAGGATAAAGGGATAGAATTTGTTGCCTGCAATAATGCCCTGACGGCTAATCATATCGAAAAACACAACATGCTTCATTTTATTAATATTGTGCCTGCTGGCGTTCTTGAACTTGTAGAAAAACAAAGTGAGGGATACGCTTATATAAAACCATAG
- a CDS encoding AAA family ATPase produces MESKRISQYIRSIELARDKVPSFSQYPFNLPAVTNLDTLSLHPKVTFFVGENGSGKSTILEAIAVAYGFNAEGGTKNFNFSSRATHSDLDNYMKIVKGIRKPRTGFFFRAESFYNFASNIDDLDSELSCGPPLIDSYGGRSLHEQSHGESFFAVFLNKFSGEGLYILDEPEAALSPSRQMSMLARMHELVEQGSQFIIATHSPIIMAYPEATIYQIQDEIEEVSYEETEHVQIMRTFLNKPQKMLRLLLE; encoded by the coding sequence ATGGAATCCAAAAGAATAAGTCAGTACATAAGATCGATTGAGTTGGCTAGAGATAAGGTTCCATCATTTTCTCAGTATCCTTTTAATTTACCGGCTGTGACAAATTTAGACACTCTATCGTTGCATCCAAAGGTCACATTTTTTGTTGGAGAGAATGGTTCAGGTAAGTCGACAATATTGGAAGCAATAGCGGTAGCTTATGGATTTAATGCTGAGGGAGGGACTAAGAACTTCAATTTTTCATCCCGTGCGACCCATTCTGACCTGGATAACTATATGAAGATCGTTAAAGGTATCCGCAAGCCTCGCACAGGTTTTTTCTTTCGAGCTGAAAGCTTCTATAATTTCGCTTCGAATATTGATGACCTAGATTCAGAATTATCGTGTGGGCCACCTTTAATCGATTCTTATGGAGGTCGTTCTTTACATGAACAATCCCACGGAGAATCCTTTTTTGCTGTATTTCTTAATAAGTTTAGTGGTGAAGGTCTCTACATTCTGGATGAACCCGAGGCTGCCTTGTCCCCCTCTCGACAGATGTCGATGCTTGCGAGGATGCATGAACTAGTTGAGCAGGGGTCTCAGTTTATTATTGCCACCCATTCCCCCATAATCATGGCCTATCCGGAGGCTACGATCTATCAAATACAAGATGAAATTGAAGAAGTAAGCTATGAGGAAACGGAACATGTCCAAATCATGCGCACCTTTTTAAATAAACCACAGAAAATGCTTAGACTCCTATTGGAGTAA
- the panB gene encoding 3-methyl-2-oxobutanoate hydroxymethyltransferase, translated as MKTTTDFLAMKEQGQKIVMVTAYDYPGAKQAEHANVDMILVGDSLGNVVLGYDSTIYVTMDDMVHHAKAVKRGAGNTFVVVDMPFMSCHLSVRDTLINGARLLQETGAQAVKIEGADEVLTHISALVRAGIPVVSHLGLTPQSAAVLGGYKVQGKDAEAARKIVEDARKCQEAGAFALVLECVPKQLAEEITSILAIPTIGIGAGVNVDGQVLVYHDLLGYGVERVSKFVKTYARVNEAMVQGIQAYADEVRNGIFPTDQHSFTMNEEELKTLYGGRE; from the coding sequence ATGAAAACAACAACAGATTTCTTGGCAATGAAAGAGCAAGGGCAAAAGATAGTCATGGTCACCGCCTACGATTATCCTGGGGCTAAGCAAGCGGAGCATGCGAACGTGGATATGATTCTTGTAGGTGATTCCTTAGGAAATGTCGTACTGGGGTATGATTCAACCATCTATGTGACGATGGATGATATGGTTCATCATGCGAAGGCGGTTAAACGGGGAGCCGGCAATACATTTGTTGTGGTTGATATGCCGTTCATGAGCTGTCATCTCTCCGTTAGGGATACCCTGATTAATGGCGCAAGGCTGCTTCAGGAAACGGGTGCGCAGGCAGTGAAGATTGAAGGGGCGGACGAAGTGCTCACCCATATCTCCGCACTTGTCAGAGCCGGGATACCTGTGGTATCCCATCTGGGGCTGACTCCCCAATCTGCGGCAGTCCTCGGTGGGTATAAGGTTCAGGGGAAAGATGCCGAAGCGGCTAGGAAAATAGTCGAAGATGCAAGGAAATGTCAAGAAGCAGGGGCCTTTGCGCTTGTCCTTGAATGTGTTCCGAAACAGCTAGCTGAAGAAATTACCTCGATACTCGCCATACCGACTATTGGGATTGGGGCAGGTGTCAATGTGGATGGGCAAGTGCTTGTCTATCATGACCTGCTCGGTTACGGAGTAGAACGGGTTTCTAAATTTGTCAAAACGTATGCTCGCGTGAATGAAGCGATGGTGCAAGGTATTCAGGCCTATGCCGACGAAGTAAGAAATGGAATTTTCCCTACTGATCAGCATAGCTTTACTATGAACGAAGAAGAGTTAAAGACACTTTATGGTGGCAGAGAATAG
- a CDS encoding MBL fold metallo-hydrolase: protein MEIQNPRMSRRKFIALGAAAIGGVALTTKVGSLDDTTDKMVKPAFTLTPGKWKDQDLTVAWLGHAGFLINFYGTKILIDPAFYERIGLTPVGNFTIGMKRYIASPVTAEQIGHVDLLICSHAHTDHFDYPSIRDMQSLNTSVITAKGTQSLWEGLAYKSIAEMNWGDEKDYAGGLRVKAIEGEHWGARLPWNKEMESNSILLSKNGVNIFFGADTGYTEKFQQQLREVDIELAIMGIGAYSPKSFEARHATPEQAIQMAEEIGAKKILPMHWGTFKISQEPMDEPIKRFNQAMAGKLDKVALQEVGATWVQP from the coding sequence ATGGAGATTCAAAATCCACGCATGAGTCGTCGCAAATTTATTGCCCTTGGGGCTGCAGCAATAGGAGGGGTAGCCTTGACCACCAAGGTGGGATCGCTGGATGATACAACGGATAAAATGGTGAAACCTGCTTTTACCCTGACCCCCGGGAAATGGAAGGACCAAGATCTAACCGTAGCGTGGCTTGGCCATGCAGGTTTTTTAATAAACTTTTACGGAACCAAAATCTTGATTGATCCAGCGTTTTATGAGCGAATCGGCTTAACTCCTGTAGGTAACTTCACCATCGGGATGAAGCGATACATTGCTAGTCCGGTCACGGCAGAGCAGATTGGACATGTGGATCTCCTTATATGTTCTCATGCCCATACGGATCATTTTGACTATCCAAGTATAAGGGACATGCAGTCCTTGAATACCTCTGTTATCACGGCTAAGGGCACCCAATCCCTTTGGGAGGGGTTGGCATATAAAAGCATCGCTGAGATGAATTGGGGTGACGAAAAGGATTACGCGGGAGGGCTCCGAGTCAAAGCCATCGAGGGTGAACATTGGGGAGCTCGTTTACCTTGGAACAAAGAAATGGAGTCTAACTCTATCCTTCTTTCGAAAAACGGCGTCAACATCTTCTTCGGTGCGGACACAGGCTACACCGAAAAGTTCCAACAGCAGCTCAGGGAAGTGGATATCGAGCTGGCAATCATGGGTATAGGAGCCTATTCCCCTAAATCCTTTGAAGCCCGCCATGCCACTCCGGAGCAAGCTATTCAGATGGCAGAGGAAATAGGCGCAAAAAAGATCCTACCCATGCATTGGGGGACCTTTAAGATTTCCCAGGAGCCCATGGATGAGCCGATTAAACGCTTTAATCAGGCAATGGCGGGCAAGCTGGATAAGGTTGCACTTCAAGAGGTTGGGGCGACTTGGGTTCAGCCTTAA
- a CDS encoding GOLPH3/VPS74 family protein encodes MLSLMEEVLLLSLNEDKGNFSFTASTVMNYCLAGAILMELELHKRIAADKKILSVLDSRSLNNSRLNSALSLLHSGKRQRSPEHWVGKLSGSLKGLRKGLLEEMVDKALVREEEKQFFFFTTTRYPVRDPRTKKDIVERIHRALIRGEKPSQRTARLIGLLYASGLLLYLFDKEDRKEAKRRAKEMSKEDILANAVKKSIQLQNSAGIVAVS; translated from the coding sequence ATGTTAAGCCTCATGGAAGAAGTTCTTCTCCTCTCCCTCAACGAAGATAAAGGCAATTTTTCTTTTACTGCCAGTACGGTGATGAACTACTGTCTCGCCGGAGCTATCCTTATGGAGCTAGAACTCCATAAGCGCATTGCCGCGGATAAAAAGATTTTGAGCGTTCTTGATTCCAGATCGCTAAATAATTCGCGACTTAATTCAGCCCTCAGTCTACTCCATTCCGGCAAGCGCCAGCGCTCCCCCGAGCATTGGGTAGGAAAACTGAGTGGCTCCTTGAAGGGCTTAAGAAAAGGACTTCTTGAAGAAATGGTGGATAAAGCTCTGGTGCGAGAAGAAGAAAAGCAATTTTTCTTCTTTACCACTACCCGCTATCCCGTCCGAGACCCCCGGACCAAGAAAGACATTGTTGAACGAATTCATCGAGCTCTTATCAGGGGAGAAAAGCCGAGTCAGCGTACTGCAAGACTCATCGGCTTGCTTTATGCCAGTGGTCTCCTCCTTTACCTTTTCGATAAAGAAGATCGCAAAGAAGCAAAACGTCGAGCCAAAGAGATGTCTAAAGAAGATATTCTAGCAAATGCGGTTAAAAAATCAATCCAGCTGCAAAACTCCGCTGGAATTGTAGCTGTAAGCTAA
- a CDS encoding SPFH domain-containing protein: protein MKEKKAWVLNGYLAVVIFLALLVGGIALLFQMQFILGGVLILIGLLLSSGIVVVQPNKSYVITFFGSYTGTIREPGLWLTIPLSMRKSVSLRVRNFNSKTLKVNDIEGNPIEIAAVIVFKVVDTAKAIFDVDKYEQFVEIQSETALRHVTSRYPYDNFQKEGYSLRGNSEEVAGQLTIELEERLKVAGVQIIEARLTHLAYATEIAGAMLQRQQANAILDARQIIVEGAMGMVQMAVERLEKDKVVQLDEERKAAMINNLLVAIVSDRSAQPVINTGSLY from the coding sequence ATGAAAGAAAAAAAAGCTTGGGTCCTCAATGGTTATCTTGCTGTGGTCATCTTTTTGGCCTTACTTGTCGGCGGCATTGCACTTCTATTCCAGATGCAGTTTATCCTGGGAGGCGTTCTGATCCTCATTGGCTTGCTTCTGTCCAGCGGGATTGTTGTGGTCCAGCCCAATAAATCCTATGTCATCACTTTCTTCGGTAGCTACACCGGGACCATTCGTGAACCTGGACTCTGGCTCACCATTCCCCTTTCCATGCGCAAATCTGTCTCATTACGGGTTCGTAACTTCAACAGTAAAACCCTCAAGGTCAATGATATAGAAGGAAACCCGATTGAGATTGCTGCAGTCATCGTTTTTAAGGTCGTGGATACTGCCAAGGCCATTTTTGATGTGGATAAGTATGAGCAGTTTGTCGAGATCCAAAGCGAAACGGCACTCCGCCATGTGACCAGCCGCTACCCCTATGACAATTTCCAAAAAGAAGGCTATTCTCTCCGAGGAAACTCTGAAGAAGTGGCCGGACAGCTCACTATTGAGCTTGAAGAGCGTCTCAAGGTTGCAGGAGTTCAAATTATAGAAGCACGTCTAACTCACTTAGCCTATGCCACCGAAATCGCCGGGGCCATGCTCCAACGTCAACAAGCTAATGCTATTCTGGATGCCCGCCAGATCATTGTCGAAGGGGCTATGGGCATGGTACAAATGGCGGTGGAACGTTTGGAAAAGGATAAGGTGGTTCAGCTCGACGAAGAGCGCAAAGCCGCTATGATTAACAATCTGCTGGTGGCTATTGTCTCAGACCGCTCTGCCCAGCCTGTCATAAACACAGGTTCTCTTTACTGA
- a CDS encoding cupin domain-containing protein, with protein MIRKTIDETVYNARGGEGRVVFSHILTKEELMGHGNVYAKVTIKPHSSIGYHQHVGNTEPYYILSGKGIFTDNDGTKTEVGAGDVCVIKVGEHHGLENLTDDDLVMMALIINEG; from the coding sequence ATGATCAGAAAAACGATCGATGAGACAGTTTATAACGCTCGTGGGGGCGAAGGAAGGGTGGTATTCTCTCATATTCTGACTAAAGAAGAGTTAATGGGTCATGGGAATGTCTATGCCAAGGTCACCATTAAACCACATAGCAGTATAGGTTACCATCAGCATGTTGGCAACACCGAGCCTTACTATATTCTTTCCGGTAAAGGTATCTTCACCGATAATGATGGGACGAAAACTGAAGTCGGTGCTGGTGATGTCTGCGTGATTAAAGTGGGAGAACACCATGGCCTAGAGAATCTTACTGATGACGACCTTGTTATGATGGCTCTGATTATCAATGAAGGTTAA